The genomic region CCTCTTCCTCGGTCAAATCACCAGGCTCGAAGAAGGTGTTCGTCATTCTCGGAATTGGCGGGAAGACGAAATTAACTGCCCGAGCATTGCCAGTCGGCTTCTGACCTAGTTTCTCCGCAGTGCCTCGATTATGAAGGTAATGTGTGAGCACACCCTTGTCGAGTATCTTGGTCATGCTGCCTGGAATTCCTTGATCGTCGAAAGGTACCCATAAACCACCAAGCTCATCGATATCAGGTACGCCACCATCTACGATTGTAGCATGTTCAGTTCCTAACCTCTCATCCATTTTGCCGGTAAGCGGAGAGCCACCTGTGACAACGAAATCAGCCTCGCTTAGATGACCAAATGACTCATGTGCCAATACACCGACCAGATGGTTCTCAATCAAGGTCCGGAACTGACCTGCGGGACAAGCCTTTGCTTCTAGTTGCTCCTTGGCGATATCACCTGCAGTAGCGCCGATATCCTCTGGTGTTTGCCCGTCAGTTTCAAAGAATTCAAGGCCGAAAGTTCCACCATGTCCTTCGCGGCCCGTAACAAGATTCCCTGCATCTGTCCTCGAAGTTACACTACACCGCAAATCAGTAACTAGGAACTCCCAATCTACAATCGAGCCATCACTGTTTGTTAGTAGCTTCTGTCCAAATAGCTCACCGTATAGCCCTCTGACATTCTTCACCTTCTCACCGTGCTCACGTGCCGTTTCAACAGCTCTGTTCACCATATCGGTTTTGAAGCTTAGTTCTCTTTCGCTAGGGTGAATTTTTACAGATTTTGTATCAGAAGCAGATGACTTCACAGCTGGCCGCTCATCGAAAGGCAGTTTCAATTTTGCAGCTCCTGCTGAAGCCTTCGCCATCCGATAAGAACGCTCGGTTGCTTTTTCAAGATCCCCTTTCTCAAGAGAAGCAGTAAAGGAGAAACCAGAGACGCCTTCCACATAGCAAGTTACTGCAACGCCCCGCCGCGACTTGCTTTGGATCTCTTTCCAAGTGTCGTCTGTTCGATCAAGCGTTCGCAACGTGAGGTCTTCGTAACGAGCCTCGACAAAATCAGCACCCAGGTTTTCTCCCTTTTCTACACAGTGCTTTGTCGCATTTAACATATCCAAATAGCTCCAGTCTTGTATCAAATATACCCAATTCTCAAACTCTTACAGAGAAAGTAGGGCACATTCCGTTGGCTTTTGCAGCTACTTGGCCATTTTATATCTAACCTATTGCGTAAACGAACGATTGGTTAAGATTCTATCCTGATTCCTCGCTTTTCCGTCCTCTAGGCAACTCTACTAACCATGCAATAGCTGTCAGAATGCTAAGAACAGTCATGCCTACGGCACGACCGGAAGACACAATATTCAGGAATGGGTCAATGCGCCCGGTCTGGTAATAAGCAAACAGGTGAGGTAAAGACAGCACTGCAATAAGCGCGAGACCTGGAAAGAATATAACCTCCCACAGCTTTGGCCGGTCTTTCATGCTATATCTCCTCAGAATTTTATCAATTTTTCATAGTAATAAAACTTAGGGCATTCAAAAAACCATGCCGCTTAGCATACAGTACTCAGCAATAACCAAAATACCAATAAGTTCTGAAGCCAGTTGATATTTTTCCGATTTCATTATCCATCGAGAAATCTCTGAAAGTTACCATGTTCACACATAGAAGAAATATGGCAAAGACCGATTAGTCAATAGAATCGGTGGATATCCTGTGTTGATTCGTTGAGTTTCATATTCTAGCGAACAAAAGTAGAAGAACGGTAACTAGACTGAGCAGCACCGTCGAAGCCAGAACATCGTGGGGCGGTGTTGTGACACCGGGAATAAAAAAGCCAGTCCTATCTCGATATACCGCATATTCTTCCCCAAATTTGCCTGCAAGATGCTTCTCTTCGATCAAAGCAAGACCTAAGTATGCAATTAGAATCACAAACCAAAGAGCCACAGTGCCCTCTGGGCTCAGCCAACCTATACCAAATGTATGAATGAGTACCCAGTAACTCCATGCTGTGAATCCCGATGTCAGGAGCAGAAGCCCAAGATATTGAGGATGTCGAACGTAACGGTAGGGACCAGACATCACGAGGCCATTAGCTTTTCTTTTCTGTACAGCGAGATGCAGTATTGATGCAAGTGCAATGATCGCACCCAAATATGCCGCGATATTCATAGGATTAAGAGGATTTAAAACAAAGAATCCAACGGCTTCTGCTATTCCAGTGGGACCATTTCCGAGCATGGCAATAAGAAACACAAGTAGAGGCACAGACATGAGCCCAATCCAACTGACCATGCCGGGCATCTGTACTACGAGGGGTATCAGGTATGCGATAACGCGCAGGATGCCTTCCCTAGTCTTTTCAACTAGACCCATCCGTTGCACCCATTCAACATTCATCGGAAAGACACTTTAAATGCTTGAACTAAGCAACAAATCCGGGGCAAAAGGTCTTCATAACTCAAGTTTCTTTAGCAAGAGCACATCGCCGATATATAGAGGAATTGCGGTAACCTTGACGGGAGAAAACATCGAGCTCGCTGAACAGGATAAAATCTGTCCTGACGAGGAAGTCAGCGTGCTTAGCGTAGCTAATCTTTCGCTTGTCACATTCTTTGTACTGCTTGGACTCAGTATGGTGTCTCCAATCCTCCCAGAATACGCAGAGAGCTTCCAAGTTAGTTACACACTGGTTGGTGTCGTGATTTCATCTTTCGCTATCACACGAATGGTTCTGGACTTGCCTGCGGGAATTCTATCTGATATTTACGATAAAAGACGAATCATGATTCTAGGGCTGATTCTTCTCTCAGCTTCATCTGTGCTAGCTGGTATTGCCCCCACATACATCGCACTAGTAATCGCACGGATGATTGAAGGTGCAGGGTCAGCTATGTACGTTACTGCTGCCACAGTGCTACTCACTCAGATATGCGGAGAGGAACAAAGAGGACAGTACATGAGCTTGTATCTGGGAATGCTGCTTCTAGGATCTATTTTTGGTCCCACCTTCGGAGGTCTGCTTACACAAGCATATGGTATATCGGCACCTTTTTTCGTCTATGCGGTCCTCACAGGTTTGGCCATCATTCCAACAGTAGTGCTGCCAGATGTACGTAGTCCCAGAGATGGGTCTTCTGGTTTCCAAATGAGGGATACTTTGAATGACATACGTGCTGTTCTGTCCAATCAGCAATTTGTTCTAGTCACATTTACTGTATTTACTATGTTCCTACTGAGGACAGGTGTCAGGTCAACGTTGGTCCCGCTTTTCGCTTCAAACAATCTTGGTCTCGATTCAGGGACGATAGGTCTCATCCTTACCATTGGGGGGATAGCAACAGCATTGACCGTTACTCCAATAGGGCGGGTTTCAGATAGAATAGGTAGAAAAATACCCCTCGCAGTGTGTATTGTTCTAACAGCTGGGACTGTCCTGTGGATTCCATCTGCTACGGGCTTTGTTTCACTATCAGTTATCATAGCAGTATATGGCGCATCTGTTGGGCTCTCAGGTCCCAGTGCAGCCTTTGTGGCGGATGTCTCACCACAGGATAAACTAGAGGTTTCTATGGCTCTTTATCGCACAATTGGTGATTTCGGGTATGCTATTGGACCAACGCTTCTCGGTTTCGTAGCTGATCAAACGGCCGCTCCTGTCCCGGGTGCTTCACACTCAGGCCTGATCGGAATTGAACCCTTTGTTCTTGCCACACTGATTCTTGCCGCTGCATTCCTGGGGCTGCTAAAAGTAAGAGATCCAATAAGGAACAAAGGCCACTGAAATCGCAACGAATCACACTTCAGATTCCGGAGTATTGATGGTTCGAAGCTTCATCGCTTCGCTTGAGTCATTCTCTAAGAAAATGAGAGATATCAGCGATTATAAGGAGTTTTAAGATGAAAGGCTACTATTATGATTGAGAAAATGACGACAAAGGAAGAACCTCAGAAATACCCTCAAGACCCGGATAAGATAGCAGATCTCTTGAAGGCTATCTGGAATCTTGATGATGAAGAACGGGAGAAAGTCATCCGCTATATTAGGTCTTTGTCTCCATCCCAACGAAGGAAAAACAAAATCACTTTCTCATGGGCTGGGGGATTGAGTGAGTTTCGTGATGAATTCACCTCCTTGGAATTAGAGAATAAAGCATCCGAATGGAGACACCAATGATTCTAATTGACACAAATATCTTTCTCGAGATTCTTCTAGAACAAAAACGAGCCGAAGAAGCAACTAATTTCATTGATCACCAAAACACAGATGAAATCTTCATTAGTGATTTCACAATCCATTCAGTTGGCGTAATTATGTTTAGACCGTCTATCAATAAGCATGAACTGTATCATGATTTTGTTTATGATGTTCTTCTTAATGGTGGCGTTAGAACATTGACACTCGCTTTGAGCGATACGCCAAATCTCGTTTCTTCCTCCCGGAATTATAATCTCGATTTCGATGATGCTTATCAATATGTATTATGCAAGAAACATGACCTTGACATCGCGAGCTACGATACCGATTTCGATTCTACTGATTTGCACAGAATTGAGCCTTGAAAGGGTTATTGGCCCCTTTATTCGGAAGTCTATATTCAAGAATGTCTTGAGAATTCTTATTATTATCTAAGTGACGATGATTGCGTACTCGAGGAAAAAAATCAGTATCAAACTAAGAGTAGCAAAGCTAACTTTATTCATGCTTCATTTTCCGGAATGTTGATGGTTAGAAGCGTCATCGTTTCCCCAGAGTCATTTCGATAGCCATGAAGAGTTCCTTTCGGGATTTGAACAAGTCTGCCAGGCATAATACCATATTCTTCGTCTTCGAGCCAACCAACGCCGTTACCACTGATGAAGTAGAGCACATGGTGATAGTCGTCCCTATGCTCAGAAAACTCACCCTGTGGTTTCACTCGAGTAAGAGTGACCTTCGTGCCCGAGGAAAAGGCGGTC from Candidatus Lokiarchaeota archaeon harbors:
- a CDS encoding MFS transporter, giving the protein MLELSNKSGAKGLHNSSFFSKSTSPIYRGIAVTLTGENIELAEQDKICPDEEVSVLSVANLSLVTFFVLLGLSMVSPILPEYAESFQVSYTLVGVVISSFAITRMVLDLPAGILSDIYDKRRIMILGLILLSASSVLAGIAPTYIALVIARMIEGAGSAMYVTAATVLLTQICGEEQRGQYMSLYLGMLLLGSIFGPTFGGLLTQAYGISAPFFVYAVLTGLAIIPTVVLPDVRSPRDGSSGFQMRDTLNDIRAVLSNQQFVLVTFTVFTMFLLRTGVRSTLVPLFASNNLGLDSGTIGLILTIGGIATALTVTPIGRVSDRIGRKIPLAVCIVLTAGTVLWIPSATGFVSLSVIIAVYGASVGLSGPSAAFVADVSPQDKLEVSMALYRTIGDFGYAIGPTLLGFVADQTAAPVPGASHSGLIGIEPFVLATLILAAAFLGLLKVRDPIRNKGH
- a CDS encoding PIN domain-containing protein, translating into METPMILIDTNIFLEILLEQKRAEEATNFIDHQNTDEIFISDFTIHSVGVIMFRPSINKHELYHDFVYDVLLNGGVRTLTLALSDTPNLVSSSRNYNLDFDDAYQYVLCKKHDLDIASYDTDFDSTDLHRIEP
- a CDS encoding cupin domain-containing protein, whose translation is MKMKKGVIMMFQKEIELVTKTDFEVVRDEITEGVVGFPLVTAFSSGTKVTLTRVKPQGEFSEHRDDYHHVLYFISGNGVGWLEDEEYGIMPGRLVQIPKGTLHGYRNDSGETMTLLTINIPENEA